Proteins from a genomic interval of Xylocopa sonorina isolate GNS202 chromosome 4, iyXylSono1_principal, whole genome shotgun sequence:
- the Cic gene encoding putative transcription factor capicua isoform X4 has protein sequence MLTAHSEMHEKRDPLGGGQYGAGGGGGGSSIEEKSIPEQPPPPPAPPQRDPSDPTISAKKLPKKRKFDPSELEEMDKTSNVTSNINNMNMRTPNMPLGQSSLVQQSTLATRQSPQQQESDCYQVSPAHSVVVLPPQSTAVDYSVREEPLRSRPRPATVAIDLSEWRDHRVLALRDSYYYPGVIRNVVQGEIYIEFDGERKLMRYTDVLGAGRYDVIGDASPSVGQVTLDAKVCIRCPTSNNQVFVKGTVCKILTKPKRFVVKIPREDDQSESFVVKRADLRLVLPPWWDELEEGLEDCDSSRIEGIGTEFAVYEHGYRNSSEAPTAVPIMQLHHTSHHTSHISTHSDTGGYYRTTGTSPLMTLGTSAHPATTALSNGSRPYDDLESEDDLDREDITFPSDADAKLSGSSKRSSMQSRGSTSSLVERSITPRSQAATPRSQAATPHRYKKGDVVAAPSGVRKKFNGKQWRRLCSKEGCSKESQRRGYCSRHLNLKGSCLRGPANTFSGGKMDGEETSRDSDTSPNYGDRRITGRFDQDETEAANMLVSLGSSRSATPAFSSPTGQSSISPCINQSPVPPLGLNQNNVFMPISSPAHHAAPLISPGAKWKHSPTQSTFITQYQQQVIKPEPNRVVRSNRPAPTAPASIGTSVIRISPVSRGIPGSNMSWSEQSPPPRHPSVVTTIAQQQGIILQHALTTNNGFPGHSEIPEQNPQILKPSHSPHMSLSAPTPQNLTLLHKPLEQPVDYAQPQTQNQPIYVMQQHHQHEKKYLVIKNSMDVSAAGHITNQDDKYRPALMNHLNQHPVTLHQTQCQPPQSPAVSSVHVEKLSGLQQASKVATHVSTHMDMQRTQPPPTSVVMTTATEASNPSTPTSVFQHVIVQSGHLVQIPKTQPSREENSKNNGVLYGSHDVPPAYQPHPPSLLNNAVRNWKKAFPWQTTVLDQSEVSPPPSALSPPLSAPPIPISMSTPGEDGSGPGPDPITPAEEEDDDVFEAEPTTPAEVEANANKRRSQSLSALHSKEPQSPLKTKDRIRRPMNAFMIFSKRHRALVHQRHPNQDNRTVSKILGEWWYALGSEEKQKYHDLASEVKEAHFKAHPDWKWCSKDRRKSSTTSFKGSESRGKLNSTGEDTDMGPPADDIPLTPRATDEITVPVTAVYNEAPTIEVINQSHTHRIMEMPMPVENTEPDIKQDEDGNASDEDQMVICEDPQPEIDLKCKDKLTDSDNDVQDEDGEKKCYTQPRFSPMSGQKRESITVKQEVTCRPKPIKARLSSIPSTGIETTTKYHHTSMDKGGTVSVLSSTYPYHSPVNPTGVSGFQPTGGAFITMPISPKVIKPEPVKTEQQYSTQYSMSNLVASIHENGRNMPKFTAAPVLHSQPLQSLGTILRPLTSAVPYQPSFTLTFLDNDLVAVSKPQQGSQFLGPTPPHPRMYGFHIPISDAGNRNISSQGLVSGNKMETQSVIVSKPYSVSTTPTTSTYRGIGHPIARLAELEKNENQIGTNHAQFYVTNVKSEQDRKDTVNILLPATNDKLKQPSTPHTPHTPLSNHGSTEITTNKSYSMDESQSNDIGPSKGTFMLAPTPAQLGRAPLQRRQSMAMPPTSNAGDHGPLTSQHCDNRSQTNTSQTAEQIQQQQNFSESHASPSPSTKKGSFFKKNVEDGMDRVLEQVNFQEKFSSLPEFKPEDIQSPSAISMNTAGSSGHGSVVTSGLHPSNLQSSMQMQSYRKKSAQGPHRPTMNEDDIESDTSVSATPKSTSSVKLTGNTFFGPDFNVDAYRTNTDLVGDVDASSPRTPKTPGGGAGNSIGIGRSENERGHRKVLEQRRHLVMQLFQEHGYFPSTQATTTFQAKHSDIFPNKTSLQLKIREVRQKLKANATPMSANSLVSPLPVSEPSPNVTGPLTAPPTSMGAPHSLPVSSSGS, from the exons ATGCTGACTGCTCATTCTGAGATGCACGAAAAACGGGATCCCCTTGGAGGCGGACAGTATGGAGCAGGCGGGGGTGGTGGCGGCAGTTCGATTGAAGAAAAATCTATTCCGGAACAACCACCCCCGCCGCCGGCGCCTCCACAGCGGGATCCTTCGGATCCAACGATCAGTGCTAAGAAACTTCCAAAGAAACGAAAGTTTGATCCATCCGAGCTAGAGGAGATGGACAAAACCAGTAATGTAACCAGCAACATAAACAATATGAACATGCGGACACCGAATATGCCACTCGGTCAATCAAGTTTAGTTCAGCAATCAACCCTAGCCACCCGGCAGTCTCCGCAACAGCAAGAATCCGATTGTTATCAA GTATCTCCGGCACATTCGGTGGTAGTTTTACCACCCCAAAGTACAGCAGTGGATTATTCTGTTCGAGAAGAGCCGTTACGTTCTCGTCCTCGGCCTGCTACTGTTGCTATTGATCTCAGTGAGTGGCGCGACCACAGAGTGTTAGCTTTAAGGGATTCATATTATTATCCGGGTGTTATACGTAACGTTGTCCAAGGCGAAATTTACATAGAGTTCGACGGGGAGAGAAAACTGATGCGTTACACTGACGTTCTCGGCGCCGGTAGATACGATGTGATAGGTGACGCGAGCCCGTCGGTTGGGCAAGTGACTTTGGATGCGAAAGTTTGTATCAGGTGTCCGACGTCGAACAATCAGGTGTTTGTAAAAGGGACAGTGTGCAAGATTCTAACGAAGCCTAAGCGTTTTGTTGTTAAAATACCAAGGGAAGATGATCAAAGTGAAAGTTTTGTCGTGAAACGCGCGGATCTGCGATTAGTGTTACCTCCATGGTGGGACGAATTAGAAGAGGGACTGGAAGACTGTGATTCTTCGAGGATCGAAGGAATTGGTACGGAGTTTGCTGTATACG AACATGGGTATCGAAATTCCTCAGAAGCTCCGACAGCAGTGCCAATTATGCAACTCCATCACACTTCTCACCACACATCTCATATATCAACTCATAGCGACACAGGTGGTTACTACAGAACGACTGGAACTAGTCCTCTTATGACTTTAGGCACATCTGCACATCCTGCCACTACAGCATTAAGTAATGGAAGCCGACCGTATGATGATTTAGAAAGTGAAGATGACTTAGATAGGGAAGATATTACATTCCCTTCAGATGCAG ACGCAAAATTGTCAGGGAGCAGTAAAAGAAGCAGCATGCAAAGTCGAGGAAGTACCAGTAGTTTAGTTGAACGCAGTATAACTCCTCGTTCTCAAGCAGCCACGCCCAG ATCTCAGGCGGCGACGCCACATAGATATAAAAAAGGTGATGTAGTGGCTGCACCAAGTGGAGTTAGGAAAAAATTCAACGGTAAACAATGGCGTAGACTCTGTAGTAAAGAAGGATGTTCCAAAGAAAGTCAACGAAGAGGATATTGTTCTCGTCATCTTAACTTGAAAGGATCTTGTCTCAGAGGTCCGGCGAATACCTTTTCTGG TGGTAAAATGGATGGCGAAGAAACATCCAGAGATTCTGACACTTCTCCGAATTATGGAGACAGGAGAATTACCGGTCGATTTGATCAAGATGAAACCGAAGCAGCTAACATGCTTG TTTCCTTGGGAAGTTCCAGATCAGCAACTCCAGCCTTTTCGTCGCCAACTGGACAATCTTCGATATCCCCTTGCATTAATCAGTCTCCAGTACCGCCTTTGGGTCTCAATCAAAACAACGTGTTTATGCCCATTTCAAGTCCTGCTCATCATGCAGCTCCATTAATTTCGCCTGGTGCGAAGTGGAAACATTCACCTACTCAATCCACTTTCATTACTCAGTATCAACAGCAGGTGATAAAACCTGAACCTAATCGAGTGGTTAGATCAAATCGACCAGCTCCAACTGCCCCTGCTAGCATAGGAACAAGCGTGATAAGAATCTCTCCCGTTAGTCGTGGCATACCTGGATCTAACATGTCATGGTCGGAGCAAAGCCCGCCGCCGCGACATCCATCGGTTGTAACGACTATAGCTCAACAGCAAGGCATCATCCTTCAACATGCGCTTACGACGAATAACGGTTTTCCCGGGCATTCTGAAATTCCAGAGCAAAACCCACAAATACTGAAACCATCTCATTCGCCTCATATGTCATTATCTGCGCCAACGCCGCAAAACCTGACGCTACTGCATAAGCCTTTGGAACAGCCGGTTGATTATGCTCAGCCTCAAACACAAAATCAGCCAATTTACGTGATGCAGCAGCATCATCAACACGAAAAAAAGTATCTTGTGATAAAGAACAGTATGGATGTGTCCGCAGCAGGCCATATAACTAACCAGGATGATAAATACAGACCAGCGTTAATGAATCACTTAAATCAGCATCCGGTAACGTTACATCAAACGCAATGTCAACCTCCACAGTCACCTGCTGTCTCGTCCGTCCATGTTGAAAAATTGTCCGGTTTGCAACAA GCAAGTAAAGTGGCCACCCACGTATCTACGCATATGGACATGCAAAGAACACAACCACCACCCACAAGCGTTGTGATGACAACCGCTACTGAAGCTTCAAATCCATCTACCCCAACAAGTGTCTTCCAGCACGTAATCGTACAATCTGGGCATTTGGTACAAATTCCTAAAACGCAACCATCTAGAGAAGAAAATTCGAAAAATAACGGAGTTTTGT ATGGCAGCCATGACGTTCCTCCTGCATATCAGCCCCATCCCCCATCATTACTGAACAATGCAGTGCGCAACTGGAAAAAAG CTTTCCCCTGGCAGACAACAGTACTGGATCAATCGGAAGTAAGTCCTCCACCATCTGCACTGAGTCCACCTTTGAGTGCACCGCCGATTCCAATTAGCATGAGCACACCTGGCGAGGATGGATCTGGACCCGGTCCAGATCCTATTACACCTGCtgaagaagaagacgacgatGTTTTCGAAGCAGAACCGACAACTCCTGCAGAAGTCGAGGCTAATGCTAATAAGCGACGCAGTCAATCCCTTAGCGCTTTGCATTCTAAAGAACCTCAAAGTCCACTTAAA ACTAAAGACAGAATACGTAGACCGATGAACGCATTTATGATTTTCTCTAAACGGCATCGCGCATTGGTGCACCAGAGACATCCAAATCAAGATAACCGTACTGTATCTAAAATATTGGGAGAATGGTGGTACGCTTTAGGTTCGGAAGAAAAGCAGAAGTACCACGATCTTGCTTCAGAGGTGAAGGAGGCACATTTTAAAGCGCATCCAGATTGGAAATGGTGCAGTAAGGACAGGCGAAAATCTTCGACGACAAGTTTCAAGGGTAGTGAATCTCGAGGAAAACTGAATAGTACCGGAGAAGATACGGATATGGGACCACCAGCGGATGACATACCTTTAACGCCAAGGGCCACCGATGAAATTACTGTACCAGTTACGGCAGTGTATAATGAAGCTCCTACGATTGAG GTTATCAATCAGTCGCACACACATCGGATAATGGAAATGCCTATGCCTGTCGAAAATACAGAACCCGACATAAAACAGGATGAAGATGGTAATGCATCGGACGAAGATCAAATGGTAATCTGTGAGGATCCACAGCCAGAGATAGATTTAAAATGTAAAGACAAGTTAACGGATAGTGACAATGATGTGCAAGATGAGGATGGTGAGAAGAAATGTTATACACAACCAAGATTCTCTCCTATGAGTGGTCAAAAGAGAGAGTCGATAACCGTGAAGCAGGAAGTAACGTGTAGGCCTAAACCAATAAAAG CACGTTTGTCCAGTATACCTTCGACAGGTATTGAAACCACAACGAAATACCACCATACTTCTATGGATAAAGGAGGAACTGTATCGGTTTTGTCCAGCACATATCCTTATCATAGTCCTGTAAACCCGACTGGAGTATCAGGCTTTCAACCTACTGGTGGAGCTTTCATAACCATGCCAATATCCCCAAAAGTAATCAAACCGGAACCAGTAAAAACTGAACAACAGTACAGTACTCAATACAGTATGAGCAATCTAGTAGCGAGCATTCACGAGAATGGAAGGAACATGCCTAAATTTACGGCTGCACCGGTTTTACATTCT CAGCCGTTGCAGTCTTTAGGCACTATTCTTCGCCCCCTTACTTCAGCTGTCCCTTATCAACCATCGTTCACTCTAACATTTCTCGATAACGATTTGGTGGCTGTTTCCAAACCGCAGCAGGGATCGCAGTTTCTTGGTCCAACACCACCACATCCCCGGATGTACGGATTCCATATACCTATCTCAG ATGCTGGCAATCGCAACATATCTTCGCAAGGTTTAGTTTCTGGTAATAAGATGGAAACCCAAAGTGTTATAGTGAGCAAACCCTATTCAGTTTCGACAACTCCCACTACATCGACTTATCGAGGAATTGGCCATCCAATAgcacgtcttgcagaacttgagAAAAATGAGAATCAAATAGGAACTAATCATGCCCAATTTTATG TGACTAATGTTAAATCCGAACAAGATAGAAAAGACACAGTGAATATTCTTTTGCCTGCTACAAACGATAAACTGAAACAACCATCTACTCCACATACTCCTCATACACCTCTTAGTAACCACGGTAGTACCGAAATTACTACAAATAAATCATATTCGATGGATGAGTCCCAATCTAACGATATAGGTCCAAGTAAGGGTACTTTTATGCTTGCTCCTACTCCGGCACAACTGGGTCGTGCACCGTTACAAAGGAGACAATCAATGG CAATGCCTCCCACATCAAATGCAGGAGACCATGGGCCTCTGACGTCTCAACATTGCGACAATCGTTCACAAACGAATACATCTCAAACTGCAGAGCAGATACAACAGCAACAAAATTTCTCAGAATCTCATGCTTCTCCATCGCCATCTACGAAAAAGGGTTCGTTCTTCAAGAAAAATGTTGAAGATGGAATGGACAG AGTTCTCGAGCAAGTGAATTTCCAAGAAAAATTCTCATCTTTACCAGAATTTAAACCAGAAGACATACAAAGTCCAAGTGCAATCAGTATGAACACAGCGGGTTCGTCTGGTCACGGTTCGGTAGTAACATCTGGCTTACACCCATCTAATTTACAATCGTCAATGCAAATGCAAAGTTATCGGAAAAAATCTGCGCAAGGACCTCATAGGCCCACAA TGAATGAGGACGATATCGAGTCAGACACGTCAGTGTCCGCAACTCCAAAATCAACTTCCAGTGTTAAGTTGACGGGAAATACGTTCTTTGGTCCAGATTTTAACGTTGACGCGTATAGAACTAACACCGACCTGGTAGGGGACGTTGATGCTAGTTCTCCCAGGACACCAAAAACGCCTGGAGGAGGTGCTGGGAACTCTATAGGAATTGGTAGGAGTGAAAACGAACGGGGCCATAGGAAAGTACTGGAACAGCGCCGGCATCTTGTTATGCAATTATTTCAAGAACACGGCTACTTTCCTTCAACGCAAGCTACCACGACTTTTCAAGCTAAGCATTCAGAtatatttcctaataagacaaGCTTGCAATTGAAAATCAGAGAAGTCAGGCAAAAGTTGAAAGCTAACGCAACACCTATGAGTGCTAATAGTCTGGTTAGTCCACTACCTGTTTCTGAACCTTCACCTAACGTGACTG GACCATTGACTGCTCCTCCTACATCGATGGGAGCTCCACATTCACTGCCTGTAAGCAGTAGTGGTAGCTAG